Proteins found in one Atribacterota bacterium genomic segment:
- the dnaG gene encoding DNA primase, translating into MKYSEEILDEIRNRLDITEIISEYVPLKPSGKGHKGLCPFHQEKTPSFMVDSEKQIFHCFGCGEGGNVFSFIMKIEKVNFPEAVKLLADKAGIQLPTARNQDNIINKDKEVILSLNEIADKYFQQNLFKQNGKNAIKYLANRHFKKEIIQKYHIGYAIPGYDNLIKIFIQKKYKIQDVIKAGLAVKSRKSNNTIDYFRGRVIFPIMNLQGKIIAFGGRVLDDSLPKYINSPETAVYSKGQHLYGLFQAKKSIRQKNQIIIMEGYTDVLMSHQYGVENAVGSLGTALTTRQIDLIRRYADEVIIAFDSDTAGKNATLRSLNLIKKVGLKVRILSLPAESDPADILLKKGKEYFDNLIKNALPLIDYKLKVLMQQHNYKSSEGKIEIVKGLFEDLNNIESPLEINIEVKKIAEKLGLEEEVILKDLNRFRRGNRTLPNLSAKNIVESTHINAEKILIGSMVNENKKIEKIFSEIGINDFKIKEHKEIVMVIKSLFEEGEKVNIQKIIDRLEDQKIINLLSQIVLKDVIYSDEETTTRSINAIKKYNLKIKLTEIRNKIKQEESNNREIKPELLQDYQNILHKIKTLV; encoded by the coding sequence GTGAAATATTCTGAAGAAATTTTAGACGAAATTAGAAATAGGCTGGATATTACGGAAATAATTTCAGAATATGTTCCATTAAAACCCAGCGGTAAAGGACATAAAGGTTTATGTCCTTTTCATCAGGAAAAAACTCCTTCATTTATGGTAGATAGCGAAAAGCAAATATTTCACTGTTTTGGATGTGGAGAAGGTGGAAATGTTTTTAGTTTTATCATGAAAATAGAGAAAGTTAACTTTCCGGAAGCAGTAAAATTATTAGCAGACAAAGCAGGAATTCAATTGCCTACTGCCCGTAACCAGGATAATATTATCAATAAAGATAAGGAAGTTATTTTGAGTTTAAATGAAATTGCTGATAAATACTTCCAGCAAAATTTATTTAAACAAAATGGAAAAAATGCAATAAAATATTTGGCAAATAGACATTTTAAAAAAGAAATTATTCAAAAATACCACATTGGTTATGCTATACCTGGATATGATAATTTAATTAAAATATTTATCCAAAAAAAATATAAAATACAAGATGTTATCAAAGCCGGCTTAGCTGTAAAAAGTAGAAAAAGTAATAATACAATAGATTACTTTCGTGGAAGAGTTATATTTCCAATAATGAATTTACAGGGTAAAATTATTGCATTTGGGGGAAGAGTATTGGATGATTCTTTACCAAAATATATTAATTCTCCTGAAACCGCCGTTTACAGCAAGGGACAGCACTTATATGGTTTATTCCAGGCAAAGAAAAGTATTAGACAGAAAAATCAAATTATTATAATGGAAGGATATACCGATGTATTAATGTCTCATCAGTATGGGGTAGAAAATGCTGTGGGTTCTTTAGGAACCGCCTTAACTACCAGGCAAATAGACTTAATAAGAAGGTATGCAGATGAGGTTATAATAGCATTTGATTCAGATACTGCTGGAAAGAATGCAACCCTGAGAAGTCTAAATCTAATAAAAAAGGTTGGATTAAAAGTTAGAATTCTATCCCTGCCAGCCGAAAGTGACCCTGCCGATATTTTATTAAAAAAAGGAAAAGAATATTTTGATAATTTGATAAAAAATGCTTTACCTTTAATCGATTATAAATTAAAGGTATTAATGCAGCAACATAATTATAAAAGTAGTGAAGGTAAAATTGAAATTGTGAAAGGACTTTTTGAAGATTTAAACAATATTGAGAGTCCATTGGAGATAAATATTGAAGTGAAAAAAATAGCTGAAAAATTAGGATTGGAAGAGGAAGTAATTCTAAAGGATTTAAATCGTTTCCGAAGAGGAAACAGGACTCTACCCAATTTATCAGCAAAAAATATTGTTGAATCTACACATATAAATGCTGAGAAAATATTGATAGGAAGCATGGTTAATGAAAATAAAAAAATAGAAAAAATATTTTCAGAAATAGGTATTAATGATTTTAAAATTAAGGAACATAAAGAAATTGTAATGGTCATAAAGAGTTTGTTTGAAGAGGGTGAGAAGGTTAATATCCAGAAAATAATCGATAGGCTCGAAGACCAAAAAATAATAAATCTATTGTCACAGATTGTATTAAAGGATGTAATCTATTCTGATGAAGAGACAACAACTCGTTCAATAAATGCAATTAAGAAATATAATCTTAAGATAAAGTTGACTGAAATAAGAAATAAAATAAAACAGGAAGAAAGTAATAATAGAGAAATAAAACCGGAACTTCTCCAGGACTA
- a CDS encoding endonuclease Q family protein, translated as MNQNKKQNQYFADLHVHIGRDSNDLPVKITASRKLTFENIARECLKRKGIDIVGIVDCASPRVIKDIEKLIGSGEMRELKDGGLIYRDTVTIILGSEIETREKNRGLSHQIAFFPYFADIREFSRKMKGVITNLNLSSQNSGISAQEFFNEVNNIGGIMIPAHIFTPHKSVYGSCVARLKEMFTLATIEKIPAVELGLSADTFLADHLEDLEKFSFLTNSDAHSLPKIGREYNVISMQNPSFKELLMAFRRENNRKVVINYGLDPKLGKYHRTYCEECNSTTNGPPPIFHCQICGSKKVTRGVLDRIIDISEGRQSISPTHRSPYCHQVALEFVPGVGKKTLEKLFRYFGTEMNILHKATYQEISKVVGFKIARDIIAAREGKLSLLAGGGGKYGKVDRMAQGNKDYEHLF; from the coding sequence ATGAACCAAAATAAAAAACAAAACCAATACTTTGCAGATCTTCATGTCCATATTGGCCGAGACAGTAATGATTTACCGGTTAAAATAACTGCCTCAAGGAAATTGACTTTTGAAAATATTGCAAGAGAATGTCTTAAAAGAAAAGGGATTGATATAGTAGGAATAGTGGATTGTGCATCACCGAGAGTTATTAAAGATATTGAAAAGTTGATTGGCAGCGGTGAAATGAGGGAACTTAAAGATGGGGGATTGATCTACAGGGATACAGTTACGATTATTCTTGGCTCTGAGATTGAGACCAGGGAAAAAAATAGAGGATTATCCCATCAGATAGCTTTTTTCCCTTATTTTGCTGATATCAGAGAGTTTAGCAGAAAAATGAAAGGGGTAATAACTAATCTCAATTTAAGCTCCCAAAACAGTGGAATAAGTGCACAGGAATTTTTTAATGAAGTAAATAATATCGGTGGTATTATGATTCCTGCTCACATTTTTACACCTCATAAAAGTGTTTATGGCAGCTGTGTTGCCAGGTTAAAGGAAATGTTTACGCTTGCTACAATTGAAAAAATACCTGCTGTTGAATTAGGTTTAAGTGCAGATACGTTTTTAGCAGACCATTTAGAAGATTTAGAAAAATTTTCTTTCTTAACTAATTCTGATGCTCATTCACTTCCCAAGATTGGTCGTGAATATAATGTAATCAGCATGCAGAATCCATCTTTTAAAGAATTATTAATGGCTTTTAGAAGAGAAAACAACAGAAAAGTTGTCATTAATTATGGTCTTGACCCAAAGCTGGGCAAATATCATCGCACCTATTGTGAGGAATGCAATAGTACTACAAACGGTCCCCCACCGATTTTCCATTGCCAGATATGTGGAAGTAAAAAGGTAACAAGGGGTGTTCTTGATAGAATAATTGATATTTCAGAGGGGAGACAATCTATTTCACCCACACATCGTTCTCCATATTGCCATCAGGTTGCGTTGGAATTTGTTCCCGGAGTTGGGAAAAAGACGTTAGAAAAATTATTCAGATATTTCGGTACAGAAATGAATATTTTGCATAAGGCGACTTATCAGGAAATAAGTAAGGTAGTTGGATTTAAAATAGCCAGAGATATTATTGCAGCCAGAGAAGGTAAGTTATCATTATTAGCAGGTGGGGGCGGTAAATATGGTAAAGTGGATAGAATGGCTCAAGGCAATAAAGATTATGAACATCTTTTTTGA
- a CDS encoding NUDIX hydrolase produces the protein MINFENMTEKTIKSEIIYNGRVVNLRKDEVTLPDGKRSTREIIDHPGAVVVLAQGKQENVIMVRQFRKAIEDVLLELPAGTLEPQESRLNCAQRELEEETGYQAKNWEKVYEFYSAPGFCNEKLTLFFAWNLKKTKTNTDNDEFIEIIEYDRKNIISLLKNNKIRDAKTLIGILWWLNR, from the coding sequence ATGATTAATTTTGAAAATATGACAGAAAAAACCATTAAATCTGAAATCATCTATAACGGGAGAGTTGTGAATCTTAGAAAAGATGAAGTTACTCTCCCTGATGGAAAAAGGTCTACTCGTGAAATTATTGATCATCCAGGTGCAGTAGTTGTATTGGCACAGGGTAAACAGGAAAATGTTATTATGGTTAGACAATTTAGAAAAGCCATTGAAGATGTTTTACTGGAACTACCTGCTGGAACTCTTGAACCACAGGAGAGTAGATTAAATTGTGCCCAACGTGAGTTGGAAGAAGAGACCGGCTATCAAGCAAAAAATTGGGAAAAAGTATATGAATTTTACTCGGCACCTGGTTTTTGTAATGAAAAATTAACTCTCTTTTTTGCCTGGAATCTGAAAAAAACAAAAACTAACACTGACAATGATGAATTTATTGAAATAATAGAGTATGACAGGAAAAACATAATATCATTATTAAAAAATAATAAGATTAGGGATGCTAAAACTTTAATCGGGATACTTTGGTGGCTGAACAGATGA
- a CDS encoding 2-oxoacid:acceptor oxidoreductase family protein, translating into MLDEIIIAGFGGQGVLLMGRLIAYAGMLEGKKVAWMPSYGPEMRGGTANCTVIISSDDVASPVVTNPKTLIAMNKPSLDKFEPEVETGGTIIINQSLISQDVKRNDVQVLKVPANEIANELGNIRVANMVALGAYLAAKKSIKVESIIKALEDTLGKKSKKIVELNKKAIEKGGELANKDIKK; encoded by the coding sequence ATGTTAGATGAAATAATAATTGCCGGATTTGGCGGACAGGGTGTTCTTCTGATGGGACGTCTTATTGCCTATGCAGGTATGTTAGAAGGGAAAAAAGTTGCATGGATGCCTTCCTATGGACCGGAAATGCGGGGTGGAACTGCAAACTGTACGGTTATTATATCTTCAGATGATGTAGCATCACCAGTGGTCACTAATCCCAAGACCCTCATTGCAATGAACAAGCCTTCTTTAGATAAATTTGAACCTGAGGTTGAAACAGGTGGTACAATAATAATAAACCAATCATTGATATCCCAGGATGTTAAACGCAATGATGTACAGGTTCTAAAAGTTCCTGCTAATGAGATTGCAAATGAATTGGGAAATATCAGAGTAGCTAATATGGTAGCCCTTGGTGCATATCTTGCTGCAAAGAAAAGCATAAAAGTCGAATCAATAATAAAGGCTTTAGAGGACACTCTTGGGAAAAAATCAAAAAAAATAGTTGAATTAAATAAAAAGGCAATTGAAAAAGGAGGAGAATTAGCTAATAAAGATATTAAAAAATGA
- a CDS encoding thiamine pyrophosphate-dependent enzyme has protein sequence MNKVFSRPKSLVDIPFTYCPGCHHGIIHRLIAEVIDELDIREKTIGVAPVGCSVFAYLFFDCDMIVAAHGRAPATATGIKRAKPDNYVFSYQGDGDLASIGTAEIIHAANRGEKITVVFVNNAIYGMTGGQMAPTTLEGQITQTSPYGRDSKTMGMPIRMCELLSTLKSPAYISRVALTKPAYIVKAKKAIKKAFQFQIDGKGFSLVEVLSTCPTNWGLSPREANEWLDKNMIPYYPLGEFKNSEEVS, from the coding sequence ATGAATAAAGTATTTTCAAGACCAAAATCTTTAGTGGATATTCCTTTTACTTACTGTCCAGGGTGTCATCATGGAATTATTCATCGATTAATTGCAGAGGTGATAGATGAATTGGATATCAGGGAGAAAACTATCGGGGTTGCACCGGTAGGATGTTCTGTATTTGCCTATTTATTTTTTGATTGCGATATGATAGTTGCGGCTCATGGTAGAGCTCCGGCTACTGCTACAGGTATCAAGAGAGCCAAACCAGATAATTATGTTTTTTCTTATCAGGGTGATGGTGATTTGGCTTCAATTGGGACAGCTGAAATAATACATGCTGCCAATAGAGGTGAAAAAATTACAGTTGTTTTTGTTAATAATGCCATCTATGGAATGACAGGAGGACAGATGGCCCCGACAACATTAGAAGGTCAAATTACACAGACTTCACCCTACGGTCGAGACTCAAAAACTATGGGGATGCCAATAAGAATGTGTGAATTGCTATCAACTCTGAAATCCCCTGCTTATATTTCCAGGGTAGCTTTAACCAAGCCTGCCTATATTGTAAAAGCTAAAAAGGCAATTAAAAAAGCCTTTCAATTCCAGATAGATGGCAAGGGGTTTTCACTGGTAGAGGTATTGTCTACGTGCCCGACCAATTGGGGATTAAGTCCAAGGGAAGCCAATGAATGGCTGGACAAAAATATGATTCCCTATTATCCATTGGGAGAGTTTAAAAATTCAGAGGAGGTGTCCTAA